DNA sequence from the Halorussus limi genome:
GCGCTCTCGGCCCGGAGTTCCGCCACGGTCTCGAAGATGTCGTCCATCCACGCGTCGAGGTCGTACGCCGCCACGAGTTGGCGCATCTGGCGCATGCGGTTGCGCCGCTCCGTGGGCGAGTCGGTAATCGTCTGGTGGATGGTCTCGGCGAACTCCTCGGTGGCGTACGGGTTGATGGTGTAGGCGTAGTCGCCGAGCGTGTCGTCCACGCCCGCGAAGTCCGAGAGGACCAGCGCCCCCTCGTTCTCCAACTGGGACGCGACGTACTCCTCGGCGACGAGGTTCATCCCGTCCCGGACCGAACTGACCAGCGCGAGGTCCGCGTGGCGGTAGAGACTGTAGAGCGCCGTCGCGGGGAGCATCTCCGTGACGTTGACCACCGGTTTCCACTCGTCGGTCCCGAACCGGTCGTTGACGCGCTCGGCGGTCTCGGCCACCTCGCGCTGAATCTCCCGATACGCCGGAATCTCGCTCCTGCTCTCGCTGGCCTTCTGGACGTAGACGAACTCCCCGCGGAACTCGGGGTACGAGTCGAGGAAGTACTCGATGGCCCGGAGGCGCTCGGGGATGCCCTTCGTGTAGTCGAGGCGGTCGACGCCGACGGCGACGATGGCGTCGGCGTCGATGCCACGCTCGTCGCGAAACGAGTCCCAGAACGCCTCGGCCTCGCCGCTGTCGGCGAGTCGCTGGATTCGGTCGGCGTCCACGCCCATCGGGAACGACTCGACCAGCGTCGGCGTGTCGCCGCGGTGAACCACGCCGGCGTCCCAGTCGATGACGGCGTCGTCGAAGCAGGCGTCGACGCCCTCGAGGAACTGGGCGCAGAACCGGTCGACGTGGAAGCCCAGCAGGTCGTTGGCCAGCAGGCCCTCCAGCAACTGCTCGCTCTGGGGACACACCCGGAAGTCGTCCCACGTCGGCCACGGGATGTGCCAGAAGTGCGCCAGCGTGACCTCCTCGCCGCGGTCCCGCCGGACCATCTCGGGCGCGAGTCCGAAGTGGTAGTCCTGAAACCAGATTAGCGACCCGGAGTCGGCCTCCTCGCTGGCCGCCTCGGCGAAGCGCCTGTTGACGTCGCGGTAACGCTTCCAGAACCGTGGTTCGTAGGTGATTCGGCCCCGGTCGCTGTGACAGAGCGGCCACAGCACCTGATTGCTGTAGCCGTAGTAGTACTCCTCTACCTCGTCGTCGTCGAGCCAGATGCGACGGAGCGTGTAGGACGGGTCCTCGGGCGGCACCCGGACGCGGTCGTCCTCGTCCACCACCTCCCGGTCGGCCTCGCCGTCGCCCCACGCGACCCACGTCCCCGACGCTCGCTGCATGACCGGGTCGAGACCGGCGGTCAGTCCGCCGACCGGCCGTTCGACCGTGATTTCGTCGCCGTCGTACGAGTGGCTGTACGGTTCGCGGTTCGAGACGACGACCAGTCCCTCGGTCGGGGCCGGACCGCCGTCCGGCGGTTGGTCGCCCGTCATGTCGTCGGTGGGAGGTCGCTCCGGCGGGGGTCGGGTCGGCAGTCGCGTTCCGGCGCAGTGCGGCGCAGTCGTCGCGGACTCCCCCGCACAGTCGGTCGGATATCGGTCGGTGAGCGCATTTCCGTCTGATAACGACGTACGCGCCCTTCCCGTTTGGGGTCGAGCGGGTCGGCCGGGTCACTTCCGGAGTGCCCGAGTCACTCCCGAAATTTCCGGACCTCCTCGCGGGTCGGGAGCGCGGTCATCGCGCCCGGCGCGGTGGTCGTGACCGCCGCCACCGCGTTCGCGAAGCCGAGGACCTTCGAGAGCGACGTCTCGATCGAATCGCCGCGCGTCCGGGCCGCGAGCGCAGAGAGCGCACCCGCGGTGAAGGCGTCGCCCGCGCCCGTGGTGTCGGCGACCGATTCGACCTCGAACCCGCCGTGTGATGCCGCGCCCGCGCCCCACGGGGCGTCGTCGGTCGCGCGGGCGAACGCCCCCGAGCCGCCGAGCGTCAGCAGGACGGTGTGGGGTCCGGTCTCGATGACTCCCTCGGCGAGCGCCTCGGGCGACTCGCCCTCGAATCCGGCGGCCCGCAACTCCTCGGGCGTGGCCTTCACCACGTCGGCGAACGCGAGCATCTCGCGGACGCGCTCGCCGAACGCCGCCTCCGACTCCCAGAGTTCCGGCCGGGCGTTGGGGTCGAAGACCACGGTGCAGTCGCGCTCGGTCGCGCGCTGTGCGAGGTCCAGCGTGGCCGTCCGGCCGGGGTCGGCCGCGAGCATCACGCCGCCGACGTAGACCCACGAGACCGACTCTAGCATCTCGTCCGGGACGCCGCCGGGTTCGACCCGCGTGTCCGCGGTCCCGTCTCGGTAGAAGGTGAACTCGCGGTCGGCGTCCGCGTCGTGGCTGACGAACGCCAGCGCGGTCTTGGCGGTCGGGTCGCGCTCGACGAACCGGTCGGGGACGCCGAACTCGGCCAGCGTCTCCGCGAGGTAGTCGCCGAAGGGGTCCTCGCCGACGCGAGTCCAGAACCACGGCGGGTCGTCGAGTCGCGCCAGCGCGACCGCGACGTTCGCGGGCGCGCCGCCCGCGCGCCGCGAGAAGTTCGCCACGTCTGCGAGCGGGCCGGGCGAATCCGGCAGGAAGTCGATAAGGGCTTCGCCTGCCACGAGGATGTCGGGGTCCGAATCGGTCATGCGTCTCCAAGCTATCGCCGGGGCGCGGAAAAGTATTCAGTCCGCTACCGCGACTCCGGCGGTCGGACCGGGTTCCGCCAGACGACGCGCTCGCGGTCACGATTCGACCTCGCAGTCACGACTCCACCGTTTCGAGGACGTCGTTCAGATATTTCTTGCTCACGCCGATGTAGCCGTAGTCCAGCGTGAACACCTCCAGCGAGAGCGTCCCCGACCAGTCGTCGGGGAGCGCACCGAGCACCTGCTCGAAGTCGATGGTGCCCGCGCCGAACGGCAGGTGTTCGTCTTGGGCCTTCCGGGTGTCGTTGAGGTGGAAGTGCGAGATGCGGTCGGCGTGCCGTGCGACGAACTTCGCCGTCGCGGCCGAGTCGAGACCGTCCACGCGGGCGTGGCCGGTGTCGAGGGTCATCGCGGCGTCGGTGTCGGCGAAGAGGTCCTGAAAGTTCCCGGT
Encoded proteins:
- a CDS encoding carbohydrate kinase family protein encodes the protein MTDSDPDILVAGEALIDFLPDSPGPLADVANFSRRAGGAPANVAVALARLDDPPWFWTRVGEDPFGDYLAETLAEFGVPDRFVERDPTAKTALAFVSHDADADREFTFYRDGTADTRVEPGGVPDEMLESVSWVYVGGVMLAADPGRTATLDLAQRATERDCTVVFDPNARPELWESEAAFGERVREMLAFADVVKATPEELRAAGFEGESPEALAEGVIETGPHTVLLTLGGSGAFARATDDAPWGAGAASHGGFEVESVADTTGAGDAFTAGALSALAARTRGDSIETSLSKVLGFANAVAAVTTTAPGAMTALPTREEVRKFRE
- a CDS encoding alpha,alpha-trehalose-phosphate synthase (UDP-forming), with the translated sequence MTGDQPPDGGPAPTEGLVVVSNREPYSHSYDGDEITVERPVGGLTAGLDPVMQRASGTWVAWGDGEADREVVDEDDRVRVPPEDPSYTLRRIWLDDDEVEEYYYGYSNQVLWPLCHSDRGRITYEPRFWKRYRDVNRRFAEAASEEADSGSLIWFQDYHFGLAPEMVRRDRGEEVTLAHFWHIPWPTWDDFRVCPQSEQLLEGLLANDLLGFHVDRFCAQFLEGVDACFDDAVIDWDAGVVHRGDTPTLVESFPMGVDADRIQRLADSGEAEAFWDSFRDERGIDADAIVAVGVDRLDYTKGIPERLRAIEYFLDSYPEFRGEFVYVQKASESRSEIPAYREIQREVAETAERVNDRFGTDEWKPVVNVTEMLPATALYSLYRHADLALVSSVRDGMNLVAEEYVASQLENEGALVLSDFAGVDDTLGDYAYTINPYATEEFAETIHQTITDSPTERRNRMRQMRQLVAAYDLDAWMDDIFETVAELRAESADSG